In Aegilops tauschii subsp. strangulata cultivar AL8/78 chromosome 3, Aet v6.0, whole genome shotgun sequence, one genomic interval encodes:
- the LOC109785974 gene encoding GPI-anchored protein LLG1-like isoform X1 has protein sequence MALVGQFLSLFLAAVLAWFASASASASAPRFMSDTVFQASTGSTGRSLLQIDCPVDFEYQNYTIIISRCKGPHYPPTECCDAFRDFACPFAVYINNKGTNCADTMISGINFFRKYP, from the exons ATGGCGCTGGTCGGTCAGTTCCTGTCTCTCTTCCTTGCCGCCGTCCTGGCCTGgttcgcctccgcctccgcctccgcctctgcGCCTCGCTTCATGTCTG ACACCGTCTTCCAGGCCAGCACCGGATCCACGGGGAGGAGCTTGCTTCAGATAG ACTGCCCTGTGGACTTTGAGTACCAGaactacacaatcatcataagcCGATGCAAAGGGCCACATTACCCTCCTACGGAATGCTGTGATGCTTTCAGGGATTTTGCATGCCCATTTGCTGTGTATATCAACAACAAGGGCACTAACTGTGCAGACACAATGATATCCGGCATCAACTTCTTTCGCAAGTACCCATAA
- the LOC109785974 gene encoding GPI-anchored protein LLG1-like isoform X2: MALVDTVFQASTGSTGRSLLQIDCPVDFEYQNYTIIISRCKGPHYPPTECCDAFRDFACPFAVYINNKGTNCADTMISGINFFRKYP; this comes from the exons ATGGCGCTGGTCG ACACCGTCTTCCAGGCCAGCACCGGATCCACGGGGAGGAGCTTGCTTCAGATAG ACTGCCCTGTGGACTTTGAGTACCAGaactacacaatcatcataagcCGATGCAAAGGGCCACATTACCCTCCTACGGAATGCTGTGATGCTTTCAGGGATTTTGCATGCCCATTTGCTGTGTATATCAACAACAAGGGCACTAACTGTGCAGACACAATGATATCCGGCATCAACTTCTTTCGCAAGTACCCATAA